The genomic window GGGAGTCACGAAGTCAGGTTCGTTCGCCATGTTGAAACATGGCTCTCCCCAACACACCAGCTTGGAGAAGAACCGATCCAGCCGTTTCTCGACCATCTCATTGCTGCCGATCGAAGCAAACAATCCCTGGTAGTCGAAGGGCAGCATGAACGTGTACTGATAGGTGTTTCCTTCTTCAAAACCAAGCTGATCGGTCGGCACCGAGGCCTTGGGTCTATGCGGCAACGACTTCTCTGCATCGAACCCAGGCAGCCACGAGCCATCGGCGAGCCTCGGCCTCATCCAGTGCGTAGTCGGGTCCATAAGATTGCGCCAGTTACTCGCGAGCTTCAGATGGAGGTTATACGACGCCTTATCGCCGAGAGACTTAGCCAACTGCGAGGCAGCAAAATCCGCATTCGCAAACTCAAGTGTCTCAGAGACTGAGATGACATTGCTCGACGGGATATACCCCAGCTTTAGATAGTCTGCCAGATTATCGCGCTCGGTACGGCCATGCTGTCCAAGGCCGGGAATCGTTGCCACCTTGTCTGCATACTTCAGGGCTGACTTCGCATCGAACTTCCTCGCTCCAAATGCATAGATGGACGAGACGATGATCGGTGGCGAATCGCCGCCCATAACGTAAGAACCATCGTTCGCCGTTACCCATCGCGGGTAAGACCCTAATTGCTCAGCGTCGTTCACCAACGACTGTGCAAGGTCGCTGGCCTCCTGAGGAAACAGAAGCGCCTGAAGCTGTACCGTGTTGCGGTAGATATCCCAATCAGAAATGTTTGTGTATTGCCCCGTCTGGCCCGGGTGCAGATGGTGAACCTTATTGTCGAGCCCCATGTACTCGCCGTCGGCATCACTGAAGAGAGTTTGCCCAATCAATTCATGATAAAGCCCGGTATAAAAGATCTTGCGATCGGCCGCATTTGCGCCTTCAATCTTGATACTCGCAAGCGCATTCTCCCAACGATCCTGAGCATGCCGCCGAGTCGCATCAAAATTCCATCCCGGCAATTCAGCCCGTAAGTTTGCTCGAGCCTTTTCTTCGCTTACATAAGACAATCCCACCTTTATCAACTGTGTCTGATCGTCGCCTAGGTCAACCCACGCGGCAGCCTTCTTCCCGGCAACATGTTGCTTCGAAGATTGCTGAACATCGTCCTGCCAGAGAGATATAGCGCGAGGCTTAGACTGGAATGCATAGGCCACATGCAGCGTATATTTGGTCGGAGACCCGCAGAATCCACCTGCCGTGACCGTTCCACTTAGAATGCCGTCGCCTCCAACACTCAGGCTTTCTCCATCATGTTCTCGGCCAAGCGGTGGCAGAAAAGATATATGCACATCTGCCGAAGCGCTGCCGGGGCCATTAACTAATACACCTGCATGACGCCCTTTAGGAAAAGTGAGCCGTGCCATCCCGCTACGGTCAGATGAAGTTAGTTCGACAATCGTTCCATCGGCGAGCTTCACCGAATAGTACCCGGGCTGCGCCACTTCATCGGTGTGCTTGAATGCTACACTTTCAAGCTGCTTCGGATCTCGCGTCGCGTTCGGCGGCACACTCAATGGAAGTATCGGCATGTCTCCAAATAGCGGACATCCACCACCACTCAAATGCGTCAAACTGAAACCGCGAATCTTCTTCTGGTCATAAAAGTAGAAGTTCTGGTCCGTGTCTGGACTCCACTGGATCATGCCGAAGGGCAGCGTTGCTCCCGGATAAGTATTTCCGCCATTCGTTGTGCCGATCATTGGATCGACGCTGTCAATCAGGCGCTCCTGCCCCTTGACTGTTGAAACGCATGCAAGTAAGAGAAAGAAAGTTGTAACAAATGCCTTCGCATCAGGGCCACAGATCCCCCTCAGCCGTCTTATGCAGCGTTCGAGCAAGTTCGCATCTCCTGAATCATGTATTAGATCGATGGGGAATTCTACTAGAATCGCGCCTAGACTGGTCTGATGCAGCTGATTCCTCGGAGTGCAACCAGCCCCCTCGTAGTTGGCGATGTTCACGGATCAGTCCTCCGTTTATCCAAACTTTGGCTCACGAATGTGAAGTATCCCGAGGTCGACTTGGAACGCTGTGTAGCTCATCGTCGAATAGATCCAGGAACATTATTTGGTCACGGAAAGTACAAGCTCCGCACTGACGATGTGCGTCTAGTTCACTACAGCAACTACAGCAAATCCTCGGTGCCGCTGTGACCAAAAGTGTGACCAAACGCATCCGTTCGTACCCATACTTATTGGGATTTATGATGCAACAGTCCGTGCAGGCATTGGCTTATAAAGCGTTTGTTTTGAATTGGTTGATTTAGATATCAGGGGACCGGGAGGATGATTTCGAGTCAGGTGCATTCAGCCGGACTCTGCCACCTCTCCGCTATAAAGTCATTCTAATACAAATTGTTTCAACAGGATTGGATCGGCATTTCGCCAGGATTAGCGATTCTCCATGGCACTTCAGGAAGAAGTGCCATGGAGAAACGCAGAACCCTTGGATTTATTGTGCGGTGACCCGATAGATGACGGAACCGTGCGGCGGCACAATTGCCTCAATCGTCCCCTTCGATGTCGTGATCGATTTCGATACCAGATTCTTGAGCTTCAGGGATGAAGGGCTCTTGAATCCCGCGAGCGTAGCCGTCGTGGCAATCTTCTTCGGAGCGCTCCCCTTGTTGTACAGCACCACTGCCACGTCCCCGTTTGAGAGCGGCTTGGCAAGCACATCATAGGTCTCCCCGAACTGCACAATGTGGCCCTGAACGCCTGCCGGGTCCTGATCGACTGCAATTACATCCGCGTTGCTCAATATAGAGAGCGCCGCTGGACTGATCTTTGCGATATTTGTGCTGCTGATGAGCGGCGCAGCCATGATTGCCCATAGGGACATCTGAGATTGCATCTCATCGCCGCTGAGACCGCTGTCACCAACTAACAGGAAGTCCGGATCATTCCAATGCCCCGGGCCGGCGTACTTCCAAAGGCCAACGTTGTAGCTGTAGTTATAGTTAAGGCTCTTCCACTTGCTTGCGCCAGAGTACTGTCCCAGCGCGATATCGTCACCTTCGCGCCACAGATTTCCATACTTCGCAACCCACCCCAACACCAGATACCAGTCATCAGGAGTATTTTGAAAATAAGCGGGCGCAGACTCGGAGTACACCATCTTCCGGTGGGTATGTAGGATGGCATCACTAAACGCCTTATATGCGTAATGGTATGCCTCTTCGTTTGTTTTACCCGGCACCGCTGGTACGTTGCAGCCATCGAGCTTAATGTAGTCCACATTCCATTTTGCGAAGGTGTCCGCATCTTTTTGGAAGAAATTCCACGAGCCCGGAAATCCCGCGCACGTCTTGTCACCCGCATCTTCATAGATGCCGAACTTGAGGCCTAGTGCGTGTACCTGTTGCCCCATCCATGCCATCCCGTGAGGAAACTTCTGTGGATCGCCAGCAAGCGTTCCATCGCTGTTGCGCTTCTTTGCCATCCAGCAATCGTCAATGGTGATGGTGTCGTATCCTTTTTTGGCAAGACCGGAGCTGACCAATGCCTTCGCTTGCGCCAGAATCAACGCTTCGTTGATATTGCACTGGTAATACGACCAATTGTTATATCCCATGGGTGGAGTGGGTGCAAGACCGTTCCACGCGGGAGTTGTGTTCCCTGCCACAGGTGCGGCATTTCCAGTCCCAGACGTGCCGAGAGCAAGACAAATTGCGAAGCCGCCAATCAGGATAAACTTGCGGACATGTGCGATAACCATCGATTCTCCTCTGTGCTAATTCCGTCAAACTACAATTTATTGCTACTCAACATGAAAGGCGCAATCAAGTCCGTTTCCTGACTACACTGACTGCCTTTAAGATCACAGCGTTGCTTTCTATCACTGGACCGTAGCTGTTATTAAAATCATTCGAGCCACCGCGGAAATCCTTAGTTCCTTTTAGTCGGACCTCTTCAATCACTTTACCTAATCTAGGATTTATCCACTCGAAAGCGAAAAATGAAATATTACTGTCTGGATGGCTTCCAACAGACAGGGCATCTGCGCCATAGCAATAATTATGTGCAGTAGGTCTTCGTCCCCAATCCCATTCGAGAATATTGACACCGTAGCGAATCGGGATACTAGTAATAAATCCATCTTCATAGACGATTTCATACCATCCCAATAGATCCGCTGTGTCTTCTTGGTCCCAGATGAGTCTGAAGCTCTCCTTGTTAGAAGCAGGTTTTGCTGCTGCATGAAGAAAGATCAGACTGGTTGCTGCTTCTCCGACACGAATGCCCGTAACAGCGTCAGCTAGTCCAGAATTGCCTCTTCCCTCTACTCCTACAGCAATCGCGCATTTTCCATTCACCGATTTCAAGTCGAATGGAATTTTTTGAAGATACACCAATCCTGTTTTTAGGCCGGCTAAATCCGTACCTAGCGAAGCTAAAGTCTCGCTTGTATTAAATTTCTCTGAAATATCTATGGGAATGATGAGTTTCTCAGTGAGACTTGGAACAACTATTCCTGATAGTCGTCCCCGGATACCTGGAAGCATCGATTGGATTCGATCGACTAATTTTTCAGTCTGCATGACCTGACCAGACCAAAGAATACTGCTGGATCCTAAAAAATTGATCATCAGGTCCTTGCCAAAGTTGAATTCATTGGTCGCGGACCATGAGGATGTAGCTGCCCCTAAAAGAGTGGTGCGCTTTTTTCTCGACTCATAATTTTCAATGTCGGGAGTGAAGTTCCCAAATACTTGCTGGAAGCCCATCTTGTCGAGAGTAGCCTCGTTTAATTCTGCGTTGCTCTCAGTCCCCTCTCCTTTACTCCAAAACCAATTAAAGATTAGACAATCCTTTGGGATGAGCCGACCCACCTGTTCTGGTGTCATGCCGCCGGGAGTCTGATAAATCCAACCGTCCGGGGCGACCTGTTTTTTTAGACCTACACCGCGAACTGATTCAAGCAGCATGTCGCCCCAAAGCTGTGTTTTGATACCCTTCGAAGCTAGATAGTCGTGAATCTTGCGAACATCTTCTCCAAAGAGTTCGCCGATGTCTACATCTGCACAATGCGGAGATGCTCCTACAGGTAGGAATAATTCATCATGGCCAATGTGGATACTTTTCGGCTTAAGAAGATCGATGTACTCGTCATAGACCTCAAATACCAAAGAGTAGGCCTTCGGATTTGTGGGGCAATAGATGTCTGGCCATTTGTTTTCCGGAATCGCAGCCAGTTCTTTTTGTCGTGTCAAAAGGTAGTAGCTATGAGTAAACGAAGCAATCTCTGGTATAAGTTCTATATGGTGCTTTTCAATCCATCTCACCAAATCTGCGACCTCTTCCTTTTCTAAAAATCCACCATCAGCCGTGTCCTGGTGAGAAGAGTTCTGTTCGATGTCGTGAAAAGGTCTAGGAGGATAATTTCTACAGCTATAGTTTGCGTCCCTTGCGAACTGCACCCATCCATAATTCAGCTCAGGGTGCTTATCGAGGCGCATACTCGCACCCATCTCCATGATTAGGGTATTGAATTTATATAACGCCATGTAGTCGCGCACGAACCGCTTGAAGAAAGCTATATTGTCGCGGCCAGGAAGAAACAAATATATTCCCCGAAAAGGCTTATCGGGCCAATCCCGTATATGGACACCTTTAAAGGAGAGACGGTTATCCTGGCTAATAAGTAGTTGACGAAGAGACTGCATTCCATAAAATGCACCGCGCTCGTCACTGCCAGCCACAAGAATGGTGTTCTCTTCACTGCGGAGAATATAACCTTCTGGGCCAAGGGTATCAATGTTTGCAGACGGCGAGAGATGAGAACAGCATTGCTGTACCAAGGGATTGCTTATTGATCCCATTAGAATGGTGCGCTGTTGACCATTGAGATTTTCCACCCTCTCAATTTTAAGATAAAGACCAAACTGATCACCTATTTCGTTGACGAGAGAACTCGCAAGGAATAGGTCTTCATCTGACGCATTAGACGGAATAACAACACGTGCCTGGCTATCGAGAACAAAATTATTTTGCGAAGCGGAGATTTCTCTTGGCTCTGGAAAGATAAGGAACTGGATTGGGGTGTTTGCAGTATTATCATTGCGACTGAAGTTCATAGCTGGAGCTATCGCCGCTCGCGTACCAAAAGGAACATGAGGAACAATAGCCCGACTCATTGTGGCTCCTCCCGCTGCCTGGATAAACTCACGACGTGTAAGGATGCTCATTAACAAGCCTCTTCAGTGATGACAAAATCACTAATAGCCTTTTGCCATCTTATTTGCTGTTATTGAAAATGAAATCTCAGTTTCCTTATAATGAATCCACCGCAGTGGATTCATCACAAGGAACTGAAATCAGCTACAGGTTGCAGATTTCAAAATACAAACACTCCTTGGAATGTAATCTGCCGTGGCTTCGCAATCTCCAACGAGCTGAAGGTATCGACCTGGCTTGTAAATTGGTTTCCTCCATCCACCGATATGTCTCCGCTGGGTGGCAGAAAATAGGGATGGTTGAAGAGGTTAGAGGCTTGCGCCACAAAGTTGAACTTGACGCGCTCGGTAATGGGAACTGCTTTGATCAGCGAGATATGCGTCACGTATAGACGCTGGCTTTCAAGGCTATTTGGTAACGCATTACCGAAATGACCTTGTTGCGGCACCGCAAAGGCAGCGACGTTGAACCAGTTCGCTTTGCTCTTGCCACCTGGGACGTTATTGGGATCTCCAACCTTATCGGGGAGGCCGCCAAGAGTTCCAGTGTTTGATGGGTCAAGGCTATCAAACGACGGAGAAAACCACTCGCCGGATCCAAGATAGGTCATCACATTCGTCGACCATCCGCCAACAGCCCTCTCCATTACGCCTCCACCGCTCGACAGATAGCGATGACTTTTACCAAATGGCAGGTTCCAAACTGCACTGACAGATGCATAGTGCCTTTGAGTAACTCCATCATTGGACCAGTGACTTAGAACGTCATAAGGGTTCTCCGTATCCAGGTAGTTGAGAAGGCTGCGAGAAAAAGAATAACTTGCATTGAAAGTGAGACTGCTCATCCGACGATTGGCCGCGACTTGTAAGCTGTCATACTTTGCGCCGCCGTCGAAACGAAGAAGTGTTGTGTCAACGAAATTCTGATAGGGCCTTCTGCCCACCGTGAACGACGTTAGACTCGGAGCAGGCAGATTGGTATTCAGGGAGTAATTAAGGCCTGAGCTGCGAGACCCGACATAGGAAGCCCGCAAGCCAGTCTTGTTGATTTCTCGCTCATAAGTAACGCTGAACTGTTGAATTCGCCCATGGCTGATATGTTGCGGATAACCGCTCACGCTCTGGCTTGATACCTGTGCCGAAGAGGTAGTTTGCGGATAAGGGTCTGGAAAGGTCACATACGGTTGGTTGTTACCGCGTAGATTCTGATAGGTTTCACTAAGTGAGAAGGGGCCGGTGGAACCCAGTTGAGGATTGATCGGCAGAAAGCTCCCTAAGTATTTCGCTGAGTCCAGCCGCGACGTATAAATGCCGTACCCTCCACGTATTACTGAGTGATCGGAGAGTTGATACGCTACGCCGACCCGTGGGGCAATATCATCTTTATCGGTGACGGCCCTTACATTAGCTGCTTTTACTGGAATGTTCAGTTTTAGAAATAAAGGGCTGACTTTTGATATTGCCGCAGGATCAACGAGAACCTCATCGGGGGTCGATGGATCCCAGTTATACATAAGATGGTCCGACTCATTCGGTGTTCCGTATATATCCCATCGAACTCCATAATTGATATTGAGACGCGGGGTGAGTTTGAATGAATCTTCAGCATAGAAGCCGTATTCCGTAAGCACCTGCTCCCGAGTACCCAGCGGATCTGTTCGCTGGCTGGTCTGTGGAATGCCTAAGAGAAAATCCGCATATGCATTTCCTGTTGTAGATGCATTGCTTGTTATCGAACCATCAAAGATAAAGGTTCCATAGTCAGGTACAACGCCCTCTGAGTTGGTATAGCGTTCGATGCTTGCGCCAAATTTCATGACATGGCGCCCGACCTGCCAATCGATGGAATCATTAAGGCTGAGGATATGATCGTTGGCCTTCGTACCTCCGGGAACATTGCTCAGAGCAGTTAAGCCGCTAATCGTGATGGAAGGAAATCCCTGTCCGGTCAAACCGCTGGGATTCGATCCTTCGAGGCCCGTCGTCGCAAGCACTTTACTGCCATCGGGAGGAGTTTGGCCGCCTTCCTGTTGTCCGTCCGAAACGTAATCCGTGGAATATCCAAATCTGAAGTTGTTGAGCAGTTGTGGAGTGAAGATATGAGTGTCTCCCGCCGCCCATTGCTGATCGCGTCTCAATCGTGTCCAAATCAAGCTTGGCAGACCGTTGTTGAGCACATACGGTGTCTGGCGCATCAGCCAACGCACAAAGATTGTATTGTTCTTCGTCAGGTTGTGGTCGATACGCCCCATCGGCCAGTCGCCGCGATAAAGGTCGCTATTGAATGGGAAGTGGAACGCGTAGTTGTCTACAGACGTGTTATTGCCAGGAACATTTGGAGCGGGAAGATAGTTATCCTGAAACGCCTTGGCAACAGAGCTGATTCGATTCGCCGGAATGGTGTTGTTGGGGAAGGGCTGTCCTGTCGTTGGGTCAATGATCGTTGTGGCAAAGACACCGTTTCTCCAATCGGTAGTTGGCACGCTGGCACGATATGCGGTGCCAAGCGGAATCCGCTGAGCAAACCACTGTCCATAGAAGAAGGTGTGATCCTTCCAGATGGGGCCACCGACCTCGATATTCCATTCATGCTGGAGGTATGGAGTCTTCTGCGTATCGAAGTACCCTTCTGCATTGAACAGAGAGTCGTAGATTCGATAGCTCGCACTTCCATGAATCGAGTTGGTGCCGCGCTTGGTGATCTGATTGATCTGTACTGGGACCGCGCTCTCAGCCGGAGCATTGAACAAGGTCGCGGATACTTCCGAGAAGAGATTTGCGTTGTTGCTTTGCTCTCCGTTGAGATCATTTGGAATGCCATCGAAGGTCAATGTCTGCTGCGAGCGGGTTTGGCCGTTGGCAACTACAGTTGTTCCATCGCCTCCCTGCACGCCGGACTGCGTCGTCAGCATGGCGTAACTTGTGGGATAGATGGTTACCTGTGGCGACTCGTCATGCTGCTTTGAGCTGTAGGTACCATCCAGTGTTGCTGACTCGGTCGATATGACGGCGGCCCCAGCAGTGACGTTGACCTCCTGGGTGGCCCCTCCAACAG from Granulicella sp. L56 includes these protein-coding regions:
- a CDS encoding GH92 family glycosyl hydrolase; translation: MNIANYEGAGCTPRNQLHQTSLGAILVEFPIDLIHDSGDANLLERCIRRLRGICGPDAKAFVTTFFLLLACVSTVKGQERLIDSVDPMIGTTNGGNTYPGATLPFGMIQWSPDTDQNFYFYDQKKIRGFSLTHLSGGGCPLFGDMPILPLSVPPNATRDPKQLESVAFKHTDEVAQPGYYSVKLADGTIVELTSSDRSGMARLTFPKGRHAGVLVNGPGSASADVHISFLPPLGREHDGESLSVGGDGILSGTVTAGGFCGSPTKYTLHVAYAFQSKPRAISLWQDDVQQSSKQHVAGKKAAAWVDLGDDQTQLIKVGLSYVSEEKARANLRAELPGWNFDATRRHAQDRWENALASIKIEGANAADRKIFYTGLYHELIGQTLFSDADGEYMGLDNKVHHLHPGQTGQYTNISDWDIYRNTVQLQALLFPQEASDLAQSLVNDAEQLGSYPRWVTANDGSYVMGGDSPPIIVSSIYAFGARKFDAKSALKYADKVATIPGLGQHGRTERDNLADYLKLGYIPSSNVISVSETLEFANADFAASQLAKSLGDKASYNLHLKLASNWRNLMDPTTHWMRPRLADGSWLPGFDAEKSLPHRPKASVPTDQLGFEEGNTYQYTFMLPFDYQGLFASIGSNEMVEKRLDRFFSKLVCWGEPCFNMANEPDFVTPYAYTFLGKPWKTASLVTRIEDETFNATPGGIPGNDDLGATSGVYLWNALGMYPAIPGRDGVVLGTPRFSRATLRLSRGRTLTVVRNGKGNYVEGVKINGKAHRSSWLSLDELQGSSEEIDFDLSDTQGSTWATQQPDLPPSMSTEIARHSK
- a CDS encoding beta-N-acetylhexosaminidase: MSILTRREFIQAAGGATMSRAIVPHVPFGTRAAIAPAMNFSRNDNTANTPIQFLIFPEPREISASQNNFVLDSQARVVIPSNASDEDLFLASSLVNEIGDQFGLYLKIERVENLNGQQRTILMGSISNPLVQQCCSHLSPSANIDTLGPEGYILRSEENTILVAGSDERGAFYGMQSLRQLLISQDNRLSFKGVHIRDWPDKPFRGIYLFLPGRDNIAFFKRFVRDYMALYKFNTLIMEMGASMRLDKHPELNYGWVQFARDANYSCRNYPPRPFHDIEQNSSHQDTADGGFLEKEEVADLVRWIEKHHIELIPEIASFTHSYYLLTRQKELAAIPENKWPDIYCPTNPKAYSLVFEVYDEYIDLLKPKSIHIGHDELFLPVGASPHCADVDIGELFGEDVRKIHDYLASKGIKTQLWGDMLLESVRGVGLKKQVAPDGWIYQTPGGMTPEQVGRLIPKDCLIFNWFWSKGEGTESNAELNEATLDKMGFQQVFGNFTPDIENYESRKKRTTLLGAATSSWSATNEFNFGKDLMINFLGSSSILWSGQVMQTEKLVDRIQSMLPGIRGRLSGIVVPSLTEKLIIPIDISEKFNTSETLASLGTDLAGLKTGLVYLQKIPFDLKSVNGKCAIAVGVEGRGNSGLADAVTGIRVGEAATSLIFLHAAAKPASNKESFRLIWDQEDTADLLGWYEIVYEDGFITSIPIRYGVNILEWDWGRRPTAHNYCYGADALSVGSHPDSNISFFAFEWINPRLGKVIEEVRLKGTKDFRGGSNDFNNSYGPVIESNAVILKAVSVVRKRT
- a CDS encoding carboxypeptidase-like regulatory domain-containing protein — translated: MHLRHRSDFSQRLNLSKVIRYFHSVAVLAFLSFALSTTASAQTVNAVLRGTVTDVSGGVIPNAELRLLEPATGQVVRQATSTSTGDFEFDELKPGTYELRCTSAGFKQFVASSILLDSGQIRRVDAHLAVGGATQEVNVTAGAAVISTESATLDGTYSSKQHDESPQVTIYPTSYAMLTTQSGVQGGDGTTVVANGQTRSQQTLTFDGIPNDLNGEQSNNANLFSEVSATLFNAPAESAVPVQINQITKRGTNSIHGSASYRIYDSLFNAEGYFDTQKTPYLQHEWNIEVGGPIWKDHTFFYGQWFAQRIPLGTAYRASVPTTDWRNGVFATTIIDPTTGQPFPNNTIPANRISSVAKAFQDNYLPAPNVPGNNTSVDNYAFHFPFNSDLYRGDWPMGRIDHNLTKNNTIFVRWLMRQTPYVLNNGLPSLIWTRLRRDQQWAAGDTHIFTPQLLNNFRFGYSTDYVSDGQQEGGQTPPDGSKVLATTGLEGSNPSGLTGQGFPSITISGLTALSNVPGGTKANDHILSLNDSIDWQVGRHVMKFGASIERYTNSEGVVPDYGTFIFDGSITSNASTTGNAYADFLLGIPQTSQRTDPLGTREQVLTEYGFYAEDSFKLTPRLNINYGVRWDIYGTPNESDHLMYNWDPSTPDEVLVDPAAISKVSPLFLKLNIPVKAANVRAVTDKDDIAPRVGVAYQLSDHSVIRGGYGIYTSRLDSAKYLGSFLPINPQLGSTGPFSLSETYQNLRGNNQPYVTFPDPYPQTTSSAQVSSQSVSGYPQHISHGRIQQFSVTYEREINKTGLRASYVGSRSSGLNYSLNTNLPAPSLTSFTVGRRPYQNFVDTTLLRFDGGAKYDSLQVAANRRMSSLTFNASYSFSRSLLNYLDTENPYDVLSHWSNDGVTQRHYASVSAVWNLPFGKSHRYLSSGGGVMERAVGGWSTNVMTYLGSGEWFSPSFDSLDPSNTGTLGGLPDKVGDPNNVPGGKSKANWFNVAAFAVPQQGHFGNALPNSLESQRLYVTHISLIKAVPITERVKFNFVAQASNLFNHPYFLPPSGDISVDGGNQFTSQVDTFSSLEIAKPRQITFQGVFVF
- a CDS encoding glycoside hydrolase family 27 protein gives rise to the protein MVIAHVRKFILIGGFAICLALGTSGTGNAAPVAGNTTPAWNGLAPTPPMGYNNWSYYQCNINEALILAQAKALVSSGLAKKGYDTITIDDCWMAKKRNSDGTLAGDPQKFPHGMAWMGQQVHALGLKFGIYEDAGDKTCAGFPGSWNFFQKDADTFAKWNVDYIKLDGCNVPAVPGKTNEEAYHYAYKAFSDAILHTHRKMVYSESAPAYFQNTPDDWYLVLGWVAKYGNLWREGDDIALGQYSGASKWKSLNYNYSYNVGLWKYAGPGHWNDPDFLLVGDSGLSGDEMQSQMSLWAIMAAPLISSTNIAKISPAALSILSNADVIAVDQDPAGVQGHIVQFGETYDVLAKPLSNGDVAVVLYNKGSAPKKIATTATLAGFKSPSSLKLKNLVSKSITTSKGTIEAIVPPHGSVIYRVTAQ